From one Culex quinquefasciatus strain JHB chromosome 3, VPISU_Cqui_1.0_pri_paternal, whole genome shotgun sequence genomic stretch:
- the LOC119768671 gene encoding polyserase-2-like has protein sequence MLHQVALLALFCVQTLANPGCGVPRIKHQALIVRGSPTQPGEWPWHAGVYHRSGRNSQYACGGTLISADFVVTAAHCMLDEGTSYRLTRKRLFVRLGVHNLDRIDPGAMQQFTIADIHMFGNFSRDNLHNDIALLELGEMVRMTDYVVPACVNRNVNLDGLAGTAVGWGVTEDDEISLELKQVTLPVIDSVDCLESDRDLFGTMMHKGMFCAGYQNGSSVCNGDSGGGMFFNRDGMWYLGGIVSFQKFRKHGTNLCYTRGYAAFTNVAKYLDWMGNITGMDFSERPAVLVTTTEAPKKRERVPYSPRVSDKKCYEYLRYRKANYYDSYTVTIWDNGLQTCLANIISERFLLSSGYCAHYSFDQISIKAEFYNGQYDFRLDGLKMVLHPNHTGTDYVSTSAVVLIDLGRNYDELKPDVGCLWTDPNEITLESVGAAIWPTEMPTGPPLNVSESADGRFLRTNDNISCDNDRSILGVRLGLRKKGESFFRLVGPLVDCDSSEYARLTPEYLDWIESVVWPGETVNANRNRIVNLSRKPFSK, from the exons ACCCAGCCGGGCGAGTGGCCATGGCACGCCGGAGTGTACCACCGATCTGGCCGGAACAGCCAGTACGCCTGCGGAGGAACGCTGATCAGTGCGGATTTTGTGGTTACCGCTGCGCACTGCATGTTGGATGAGGGCACGAGTTACCGGCTGACCCGGAAGCGGCTTTTTGTGCGACTTGGCGTGCATAACCTGGACCGGATCGACCCGGGCGCGATGCAACAGTTCACGATCGCCGACATTCACATGTTTGGGAACTTTTCGAGGGACAATCTGCACAACGATATCGCTTTGTTAGAGTTGGGCGAGATGGTCCGGATGACGGATTACGTCGTACCGGCTTGTGTGAATCGGAACGTGAATCTTGACGGGTTAGCTGGGACGGCCGTCGGTTGGGGTGTTACGGAGGATGACGAGATATCGCTAGAACTGAAGCAGGTCACGCTGCCGGTGATTGACAGCGTTGACTGCTTGGAGAGCGATCGTGACCTGTTCGGGACGATGATGCACAAGGGCATGTTCTGCGCCGGGTACCAAAATGGATCGTCGGTCTGCAACGGGGACAGCGGAGGTGGAATGTTTTTCAACCGGGATGGGATGTGGTACCTCGGCGGAATTGTGTCGTTCCAGAAGTTCCGCAAGCATGGTACGAACCTGTGTTATACCCGGGGATATGCAGCGTTCACCAATGTTGCCAAGTATCTGGACTGGATGGGAAACATTACGGGAATGGACTTTTCGGAGAGACCAGCTGTCCTTGTAACTACTACGGAAGCCCCAAAGAAGCGGGAGAGAGTGCCTTACAGTCCTCGGGTCAGCGATAAAA aaTGCTACGAGTACTTACGTTATAGAAAAGCTAATTATTATGACTCTTATACCGTTACAATCTGGGACAATGGACTGCAAACGTGTCTTGCCAATATAATAAGTGAAAGATTCCTACTTAGTTCTGGATATTGCGCTCATTACAGTTTTGACCAAA TATCAATCAAGGCAGAGTTTTACAACGGGCAGTACGACTTTCGACTCGATGGCCTCAAGATGGTGCTGCATCCAAACCACACAGGAACCGACTACGTCTCCACCAGCGCCGTAGTCCTGATCGATCTTGGACGTAACTACGACGA ACTCAAACCGGACGTTGGCTGCCTCTGGACGGACCCCAACGAAATAACCCTCGAGTCGGTTGGCGCGGCCATCTGGCCCACGGAGATGCCAACCGGTCCGCCGCTGAACGTGTCCGAGTCGGCGGACGGGCGATTCCTGCGCACAAACGACAACATCTCGTGTGACAACGACCGCAGCATCCTGGGCGTTCGATTGGGACTTCGCAAAAAGGGCGAATCTTTCTTCCGGCTCGTTGGACCCCTCGTCGATTGTGATAGTTCCGAGTACGCGAGGCTGACGCCCGAGTATCTGGACTGGATCGAGAGCGTCGTGTGGCCCGGCGAAACGGTGAACGCGAATAGGAATCGGATTGTGAATTTGTCGAGGAAACCGTTTTCTAAGTGA